The sequence below is a genomic window from Fibrobacter succinogenes.
CATCTTTGCAGCAGCTATCGCTCCTTCCGTTCTTTACTTTGTCGCCCAGCGTTGCTCCGGCTATACAGGTTGGAAGATCCGCTTGCTTTCGCTCCCCATCTTGATGGCACTTGGCGTAGGCATTGCAGTCAGCAACTCCCGCGCTGTGTTCGCCGCTGTTCTTGGCACCAAGGGTAGCTTTGTCCGCACCCCGAAGAGCGGTGGCTCAAAGAAAAAGGCCAAGAGCCACTACGCACAGAAATTCCCGTGGATGGCGCTCCTTGAACTTATCGTTGGCATCTACTGCATTTTCGGTTTGCTCGAATACATCAACGCCAGCAAGTACATCATCGGACCGTTCCTTGCCCTTTATGCAATCGGCTTCCTCTCGGTGAGCGTGCTTAGCTTTATGCATTACATCAGCAACATTTTCGAAGTTCGCAGAGCACTCAAGCGCTCCGAATGCGTCGAAGAACAAGCAACGAACTAGACTATAGTTTACTACAACATGCGACGAGAAGCCGCAGATTGTAAGACTAGAAGCTAAAGCAATTCAAGAGGTCCCGCAAAAAGCGGGACTTTTTTGTTGGTTGAGAAAGCCGCGGACGCAAGGCTAGATGTCGCGCCAATCGCCGTCATGCCGAGTTCGAAGAACAAGGCATCCAGTTATTTCTAGAAACGCGTGAGAATATCATCGCGGGATGCGCGGGAATTGCGAAGCGTTTGAAAGTTGCGAAATTCTTGATATGATCGAGATTCGCGCGAGGCTGTATCGCATGGCGGGAGGCCGCGAACAAAGCGGGTGCGGCAGCGCAAGTCATCAATGCACTCAGTTGCAAAACGAACGTAGTTGTCCAAAGCAACTGCCGTTCCGTGATGAAACATTGAATAGACGTTCAACGAGACGGTCGTAAGGATTACGGCAACAGTCATAGCAACAAGCATTTCCAAGAGCGTAAAGCCTTTTCGAAATTTTTTAATTGACAGAAATATCTTCATCGCAAATAAGAATTCCTCCAGCTCACCGGCACCGCACCAAACGTTTGAGTGAAAAGCCATCGCACACCACAACCGCCCATGCTAAATGCGGGCTGCCAGGAACCCGCTTTAAGCGAACCGAAACCACCGGCAATTTTGGGGAATGCGAAACATTTAGCGAGAGTGCACCGATTAGAGAATCCATGCAGTTGGGACGTTCCGCAATCAGCGATTCCATAGTTAAAAGCGCCTTTTCGAACCGTTCCAAACGCATCCGCTCGTCAGCCACTTCGCGATTGAAAAAATTCCAAGCGCCAAGAAGCGCTGTCGTTCCGATAAAGAAAACGGCTAACGCCACACAAACTTCGGGCAAAGTAAAGCCATGACGAGTTTGCATCATAAGCGCCTCCGTGCAAACACAACAGGCCGAGATTCCATGCAAAACGGCAACAAAGCTTTTGCCGAATCAAGAAGCACCGCAGATGAATCTCGGTCCACAACGCCAGACGGCGCAAGCGCAGCACCTTCAAACACTGATTTTTCAAGCAACGCCAAACGATTTCCGCGATACCCCACAGCTAAAGCGACACTAGGGAACTTCATTTTCGCATGATCCGAAATTTCCACGTTCTGTTTCGACAAAAGAAGTCCCACAAGCGAGACATCGCCCGAAACTCTCACGCCAGCAAGTCCGAAGATTTCAACGAAATCAGCACTCACCAATCCTTGCAGCAGCACATTTCCCGTTGCATAAATTCGAAGCGTATCAAAGTGAACATTCCCGTGTATTTTAACATCGCCCTCGACATTAGCCATAAACGAACGCACAGAAACACGGTCTCCATTTTTTCCAAAGGCGCCCGCACCACCAAGATCTAGCGTCAAATCGCCAGCACTCACATTCATTGCCACCGAAGAACCGCGCCCCATCAAAGTTGAATCGAGCTTAAAAAATCGGCGATTTCCCGAAAGCAACTTGAGACCTTCCGATTGCAAAATGCGCTCTTTCAAATTTTGCTCCAACGTGATTGCACAACGCGCCCATTCCGACGTAGAATAACGCCCGAATTCATTGCCTAAAAGAAATTGGAATTTTTGCACACCTCCATCAAATTGCCGCACACACTCCCTATTCGTTAGCACACTTGTCCGCCACTCCGTCCATGGTCCAAGCACGCGAGATTCAATCGTCGGAAGTTCCGCAAAATAGCCATCCGGGAAGCCATCCAGCTTCGCAATCACCGCCGATTCCGCCAAATACATCTCTTGCGTTTCGTTTGCAACAAGCGCAACCGTCCGGCGTAGCGGTCCCGGCAAGCGGAGCATCGCCGTCACTAAAATCGAAAGCACAAGCAACACACCAAGTACAAGCGGTAAAGCGTTACCGCGCGCTAATCGCCGAGACAATTGATGAGACATTTGGCAATTCAATCTCATAACGCACCTCCTTACGCCCACAACGCAGTACAATTTCATTTCGACCAATTTCCTTCACGCAGTATTTCAAAAGCGAATCTCCGACAGAAAGCGTTTTCGTTTCGCCCGCAGCCGTTTTCATAAGCGCCACACGCCCACCGACAATTCCAAGCAACTTGAAATCCAACGAGTCACAAGCACGGCGCAATCTTCGCTGGTTTCCAAAAGTTTCATCATGCATAAAGCCCTCCCGTCCATGAGTCCATTTTGCAGGGAGCAAATCGCGATGGCCCTCTGCCCACGCCAACTTTTCTAAATCACGCTCCGCAGGCAACGACAATTCAACAGGCGCCACATCTTTTACAGGAACCACATCACCACACCATTCCCGCACGTTTCTCATTACCCAAGAATCATCCGAGAAAAACGCAAACGACACCCCCAAAGTCAACAGCATCAAAGCGCACATTGTCCACCTTCTTTTTTCACAAGGCTTCATCGATTCCGATTCATCTAAATCAAGGTCGCGCCAAAACGAATCTTTCGCTGCAATCTGGAACAAAATTTCCATATCAGGAACATTATCGCCACAGACAAAAACTTCGCCGAACGCCCCAGCACTAGCAAACAATTCATCCGCCTTCAAGAACTCTTTAAACCGCCGCACTCGTTCCGCAATTCGTTCGTCAAAACAATCGCCATACCCAAATTCTTCGGACCAATGGCATAAACGGCCATTCATAAAAACAAGGATATACAAGACATTTTTCCAAAGCGCAATGAGCATTAAATTTCCATCGTTTGCGACATTTTCCTCTACACAAATTTCAGCAACCGAACATTCCGCAACACCCTCATTCACTTTATCTTTTAAACCACATTCCGCAACATCGCCCACAAAAATAGCGTTCAGAGGCTCGCCTCTAAGCAATTTATCGGCAACGGCAAAAAGCGCAATCTGTCGAGGCAAGCAACGGTCAAACTTTTTACGATAACACACAAGCGGTTCATTCGCAATCGACACAAGATAACGATGTTTGCGGCCATCGGATGCATTAAAAGAAACAAGCGGCCAAAAGAATACTCGGTTCACGCGCACGCCCGTATCAAGAGTCTCACGAGATTCATCTTCGCGCACTCCGAACAAATCTCCGAAATCTTCATCGAATCGCTTTCGCAATTCCGTTCCCGTGAGAGTACCATCAAACGATGTTGTCACCTCCCACGTCATCATCCGCGCCGCGACAGGCGCGACACACCTCGTCCACCCCATCATTCCGTTTTCTCCACACTTGGCGTGATGAATATGGCAAGTTCGCTTTCGTCCTCTTCTTCGGACGTGTAACTGAACAGATGCCCGAGCACAGGGATACTCCCCAAGAACGGCACCGCCTGCCTCACTTCCGTTTTACTTTTGCGAATAAGACCGCCCAAGCAAAGTGTCTCGCCATCGCGCAGCACAACTGTCGTCTTCATGTTGCGCGAGCTGATATCACGCGGGCCATCGCCGCTGCTCCTGCCCGCCGTCTTGATTTCAGGCGCCACAGAAAGCGTAATCAATCCATCTTGCGTCATCGTAGGCGTAAGCTCTAGCGAAATGCCATCGTTAAAAGAGCGGTAATCTGTAATCGGGTAACCATCTGCAGAAACTTGACTCACAAGGTAATAGACCGTATTCGTCACGTTCAGTTCCGCCTTGTTGCCGTTCAGCGTTGTGATGCGCGGGCGCGCCAAAACTTTCGCTTCATTATTTTCTTCCATCGACGAAAGTTCCAGTTCGAATCGATCCGGCAAAATTCCAATTTTGCCGAACGCGCCCGACTTCGAAATGTCCTTGCCTAAAAAGTCAAAGAACCCGCGCACTTGTATTTCGCGCTCCCCCACATTCCGCGCAGCACCGCTCCGCACGCCAATTGCAAAGCCGCGCCCCTTACGAAATTCCACAATCACACACGCAAGCATCACCTGCATTTGCGGCACATCAATCATCTTCAAAAAATCTTCCGTCCGTTCAATCGCACGTAACGACCCGCCCAGCACAAGCGCATTCTGCTCCCGATATTCCGAAACATTGATACTAGTCCCCTTCATAAATTTTGTAAGTTGCGCCATCGCTTTTTCCGGCGACACATGTTTTAACGGATAAACGCGCATATCGGCAAGCGCCTTTGCAGCCCCCTCTTCCGAAACCAGAAGCGACGTTGAATCCAAACGGAATGTAAACGCACTCCCGCGAAAAAGCGATGTCAAAAGTTCCGGCAGCGAAACATCCCTAAACGACATTTGCACGGTCTCGTTCAAATCGCCATACACAGCAAAATTGAGTCCGGCCTCATCGGCAATAGCCTTGAGCGCAACCTTCAGCGGAATCGATTGCAAATCCACCGAATAAAAGTTCCCCGCTCGTTCCACCAAAATTTCAGAACCATCGCGCACCCCACCCGGCGCATTTTCAAAGCCACCACCCGTCGCAGCATTTTTCAAAAAATTCTCGGCCCCAGAACCATTCCGCGACGCGCCCGACTTTTTCCGTAAAACCCGCAAGCACCCTCGATCGCCGCGCACCTTGTACCCATTTGATTCCATCAACGCCTGGAACGCCATTTCCGGCGCCATCTTCGCTAGATTTCCCGAAACAACTCCATCCACATCGTAATCCGCCAACACGTTCACACCCGTATTCAAGCCAAATTCTCGTACAAACTCACGCACATTCATGTTCTTGACATCAACCACCACGCCGGAATCCGTAAGCGCAATCGTCCCGCCCGGCACTCGCGCCCGCCGAATATGGTAAACACGCCCCACTTGCACCACATGGAGCCCATTCGCTGCACACAACGCCGTAAGCCCTTCAAAAAGGCTCACCCCCTCCAGATGAAACGTCACGCGAACATCGCCCGCATCATCCGTCAAAATCGACGTGCCATAAGCAAGCGAAAGCGTTCGCGCCACATCAGCCAAAGGAACATCGGCAAAATCGAGACTCACCGAGCCCGGCGAATCCAGCGAACGAACACGTTCCGAACGCAGCATCGTCGGTGAAACCGCCAGCGCCTCAACGGCAAAAAACAATGTAAGGAAAATTCCCAGAATCCTCAGAAGCATACGCTTCTCCTAAAATGCGCATGCCCGCGTTTCACCAGCCTGTGAATAATTGCGGCCCCTGCCCGGGATAAAATTAAAGGATTAAAGGAACGATATAATCAACAGTGATTTAAAGATATAAAAATTTATGGCAAAGGAGTAGATAGTAATTAGTAGACAGTAGACAGTGGATTGCAATTAGTAGGCTATGATTAGTGGTTAGTAAATAGTAGGAAGTAGACCGTGGTTAAGAAGTGTCATCCTGAGCGAAGTCGAAGGATCTAGTGAAAATTAGGCAACAGATGATGGATTAGTTGGCTAAAAAAAATCGGAACTTTGCTCCCCAGTGAGGCAAATCACCTCGTTTTTTCATCAGTTTTCAAGACTCTATTTTGGTTTTTCAAAATAAAATTTGCGTTTTTCAAGCAAATTCGCCACCTTTAAAAATTTTGGCATGGTTATTGCTCTCATTAGGGCAAAGGAATGAAAAAACAACTTTAATTAAGGAAGGATTAATCATGAAATCAAAATTCATTGCTATTCTCACACTTTCGACGCTCGCCTTTTTCGCAACGGCGTCTGCAAGGAACAATTTCTCTGACATGAAGCGTGTCAAAGCCGAAATCTCCTCTGAAATTTCGACTGAAGTCATCGACAAGAGCGATTTCGAAAAATTGCGTGACGAAAGCAAGGAAGCTCGCAAGGAACTTTTGGACAAAATCAAGCTCGACAAGGACGATATTGCCATAAAGCCGCCAAAGCCGGAAATCGAACCGCCGACTCCGAAGACGGAAGAGGAACTCCAGGCTGAACGCGAAGCTCATGAAGCAGAAATTGCAGCAAGACACGCAGAACATGAAGCCAAGAAAGCCGAAGAAGAAGCAAAGCGTGCTGAACGTGAAGAAGCCATGAAGGCTGAACACGAAGCCCGCAAGGCCGAGATGGAAGCCAAGAGAGCTGAAGAAGAAGCAAAGCGTGCTGAACGTGAAGAAGCCATGAAGGCTGAACGCGAAGCCCGCAAGGCTGAGATGGAAGCCAAGAGAGCTGAAATGGAAGCTCAGC
It includes:
- a CDS encoding prepilin-type N-terminal cleavage/methylation domain-containing protein, which codes for MKIFLSIKKFRKGFTLLEMLVAMTVAVILTTVSLNVYSMFHHGTAVALDNYVRFATECIDDLRCRTRFVRGLPPCDTASRESRSYQEFRNFQTLRNSRASRDDILTRF
- a CDS encoding type II secretion system protein GspD; translated protein: MLLRILGIFLTLFFAVEALAVSPTMLRSERVRSLDSPGSVSLDFADVPLADVARTLSLAYGTSILTDDAGDVRVTFHLEGVSLFEGLTALCAANGLHVVQVGRVYHIRRARVPGGTIALTDSGVVVDVKNMNVREFVREFGLNTGVNVLADYDVDGVVSGNLAKMAPEMAFQALMESNGYKVRGDRGCLRVLRKKSGASRNGSGAENFLKNAATGGGFENAPGGVRDGSEILVERAGNFYSVDLQSIPLKVALKAIADEAGLNFAVYGDLNETVQMSFRDVSLPELLTSLFRGSAFTFRLDSTSLLVSEEGAAKALADMRVYPLKHVSPEKAMAQLTKFMKGTSINVSEYREQNALVLGGSLRAIERTEDFLKMIDVPQMQVMLACVIVEFRKGRGFAIGVRSGAARNVGEREIQVRGFFDFLGKDISKSGAFGKIGILPDRFELELSSMEENNEAKVLARPRITTLNGNKAELNVTNTVYYLVSQVSADGYPITDYRSFNDGISLELTPTMTQDGLITLSVAPEIKTAGRSSGDGPRDISSRNMKTTVVLRDGETLCLGGLIRKSKTEVRQAVPFLGSIPVLGHLFSYTSEEEDESELAIFITPSVEKTE
- a CDS encoding type II secretion system protein J; its protein translation is MMQTRHGFTLPEVCVALAVFFIGTTALLGAWNFFNREVADERMRLERFEKALLTMESLIAERPNCMDSLIGALSLNVSHSPKLPVVSVRLKRVPGSPHLAWAVVVCDGFSLKRLVRCR